The Plasmodium knowlesi strain H genome assembly, chromosome: 14 region TTTTGACAAGTACACaatcgtattttttttatccttttaaCTTTTAGACTTTTTAGGGATATTccaatatgtttttttttttttttttttttttttttttctctccgaAATGGCAAATAAACATTTAGAAAATAttcaatttttatcttttaaaggaaaaataaaggattaaagaaaaaaaaaaaaaaaaaaaaaaaaaaaagaaggaacatagTGTATACACAAGTTACACGTCAGTGCGTGTGCCGAGTAGTTTCATCACAACACACGAGCAATACCACTTGCGCGTGAACTCGGGCACATAATGATACGTACACACGTACACGACAGGAATATTTGCCAACATATGGAGGTTCCTCcagcacacacacatacacatggaCCTTTCGAATGGTTGAAGGAAGCAGAACAGAACAAGTGGCCAGACTGGACATGCTTcatcatttgaaaaaaagaagggatgGGGAAACGGTAAATGTTCGTGAAATTTTTCATGGTTGCCGTTTGCTAAAACCAAGTTAAGCCAATCTCCTCCATCAAAAAGAAACACGCGAATGTACTCGCGGGGGCACGCGCGCAATGCAAAGACCGAAGTTGCGTTTGCAAATATGTTGCTTACTTCAACATGGAATTTCCTCGCCCATCGCAGCAGTGCAACTGCGCAGGGGTACTCACCATTTTTCTTggcaataaaaaagaaagggagggTTAAGAACGAAATGGGTTTATCATTCCCTCGTCCTCTTCAATATAACGGCTGTTATTATACCCCTATCATTATGTCTAGGATGCTAACCAATTTTGCCTTTAAAGGAAGTCAAAGTGTTGTAATGTTTTCTCAATTCGGAGGGACAATATATTAGTGCACTTTGGAACTACCACATGTAGCAATTAACACATCCTTTGCAGAAATACATTGCAGAGAGAACTCTCGTTCGGGCCGCTCTGCACCACACTTCCTTTTAAGAAGAAGATAAAATCGCTAAAATGGCtgtaatgttaaaaaaaaaaaaaaaaaaaaaaaaaaaaaatcagcaaATTTTACCTGCGCAGGTCAGGCGAAAACTGGGTAACACTCGAATGGGAATTCcttaaaaatgataaatcgGAACTTCCCTCTCTTCCATTAtgaataaagaaggatgaatgtgtaaaagtggaaaattctTGTGCGGAGAAATGTATACCGTTCCCCTAAGTACTTTCTCCGGGGGTACATATTCAAATGAGTgataattttcaaaatgcaGTGGCACGTGAAGTGTGCGCCCAATgttgtattttattattattttatttatttatttttttttgtttcgaAGATTCCCTTATGTAACAATGCATTGTCTGTCTAGAGTACAGCGATTCCCATAGGATGTGGTCATGTTGTCCAATGTTACATTTAACATGAGGACTCATCAAATGGGTGTtcagggggaaagggaagagggCAGGTGTTTACGTGTATGTTTTTCTCTGAGGCCATTTTGGACTCATGGGGTGGGTAGCAGAGGGGggagttctttttttgaccCCTTGCGGTGAGCTTATACTGCGGCACGTTGCGTCAAGTTGCTTCACTTTGTATTTCCATTGTACATTGGGGCAAATTCAACTCTGTAAAATGACGAACCCTCTGTGGAAAGCACACATAGTGGTGCCCTTTGTAGtcctctttttaaaataagtAATTTGCAAGTAATTGTCGAATAATTCGTAAGAGGTCTCCCGTGCGTGCGTTAAAACATTCCCATTCGAATTTACACAGCTGCTGAGGATTGCCCCCTAGTTGGTCAGCCCAATGTTGTTCTGTCTGCCCCCTGATCGACCGACACCCTGGAAATTCGTCACCATGCCACTTGATACCTCAAGGGCATCCTCTTttaattttggaaaaataaaaaaagtaggaaaaaaaatgcttcttaCATAGAGGAGTTGCATGAAATGTTTATGCGCTATGAaacgaaataaataaatggacATACATATTTTTGATACTGGCCAATTtggatttaaaaatttgtgcgaagtgttctttttttcttttcacctcTTTTCGATCTGGCAAAGTTGTTAAGAATTAGCAAATTGCACGCGGTCCACTCAGTACATCCATGGGTGTATGAGCGTTTggctttttttccacctctcATATGTTTGTACATGCGTCCACAAGTACATTCTCCAatatgcaataaaaaaatccactTATGTAACTATACACAGACATATGTAtttacgttaaaaaaaatgttctaaTGTGCTTCACCCCATGACACATGGcggacaggaaaaaaaaaaaaaaaaaaaaaaaaaaaaaaaaaaaaaaaaaaaaaacgcgcaACAGTGTACACTGTCAATTCATTTAAGCAAAAGatgaatacatttttgcCTTGTCCTTTTGTGATCCTCGCAATTTTCGCGTTAGCTAAGAAATAACCATTTGAACAGATGATGAGACGAGCAAGGGCGCATGCTTACcataaagggggaaatatttttgagGAACACCGCGAATGGATGCGTAAAATATACGCGCCCACACCAGCACAAAAGCAGGAAAGCGCGAGTTGTTGCCCCCTCGTTTGAGCAAAAATTTCACGAAATTTCCAGGCAATTTTTGCGCCTGCATTTagccccttcttttttgtcccttcatttgaccttttctttttttctttttccccgtTGTTGCCGCTGATTGAGACCACCTCAACGAGCAGGCGAACAGTTCCGATACCTTCGTAACTGTTTGCAGGGAAGTTGGACAGACTTGCCCGCATCAAGCCGTCCACACTTCAGCGTGCCTTTTCGCGCCGAGGTTTTGCATCTCGCGGAGAAATTTCCACCGTGCGTTGCCGCACACACGCACGAAAGCAGCTCTGAGCGAGTGTAGCAGCGGCAGAGGCTCCCAAGATCTGCAGCAGGGAAAGAGCCTCTGTGTTGATTTATCGGGCAAAGTACCCTGACCTCCCGTATAGGGCAAAGTATTTCCCACCCATATAGACAATCAGAATGCAGGTCGTATGCGACTTCGCCCACCTGAAGATGCTGCACGGGACAGTGCCCATCGGGAAGATCATCTACGCTAATCTGAAAGAATTGGCGAAAAACCAAGAGTACCGATTCGacgaagaaatagaaaatttctccaaattgagagaaaaaataatgacgATGCAAAGCAAAGGGATTAACGAAAATTTGCTAAAATTGTACAAGGagtatttattttacttcGAGACGTTtcggaagaaaaatttgttgagggagaggaaaaagttACTATGGACAAACGACGCATTTGATGAGTATAAAAAAGTGGAGTATGAATTTGAGAGGGAGCACATTTTGATAATATATAACATTGGTCTTGTAGCAGCGACtatgttaaaaattaaaaaaaattccgatgacataaaaatgttgaatAGAATGTCTAAGGATGTGGTGgaaatatttaattatttatatgtaaaCATGAATGAGGATAGAATCCCAGAACTACCAGATATAAACTGCCTAAGTTGttacatatttttgtgtATATCTATGGCGTATCATGAGAATATGTTTTACAACACAGCTCTGGCAAAGAAATACAAGAGGAATTTGTTGGCGAAGCTTTCTTTCAATATACATtgtcattttaaaaatgcattGCACTGCttggaggggaaggaattgcatttattttttaggaATCCCTCgaaattttcatcatctgCGGAGGTAAGAACAAGTTTGCAGAATATTAGAAGTAGTAGCAGTCCATTTTACAATTTCGTGAAAGTAAACAAGatgatttttatttgtattaGTAATTTCCACACAGCTTTGAAGTACGCCACTGTACATGCGGAAAACGCGGAggataatataaaaattgaaaaatacgATTTAGAAAAAATCGGGGAAATTATATGTCGACTCAAGTACAGCCAGGAGAACGTTGAAAGATGTGTGGAACTTTGCAGGAAGTATGACTTTAACATCAACCTGACCTCCTTGAAGGAGAAAGTCCAAAGAGCCTTAGAGTATTTTGAGTACGAAAacaagaatatatattttgaagtTATTCCTAGTTATGAGAGTTTGAATGAAATAAAGGGCACATCGGAAGTTCTGAAACTGAAGGAGATAGACGTGTCTTCCATTTACATCAAGACGGACAACATTTCTTGCAGATTGAAATTGCTCTTTAATGAAAAGGCAGAGCTAGTTTACAATATCTATAATAACGAAGCTGTTGCTGTGTATGGTACGTTTTACAAGCAATTTTTGAGTCTACGAGATCAGTACAGGATGATAAATTTGAGTTACCGGAAAAATGTGCTCCTCACCCTACACAACGTTATCATCAGCACGTATAATAAAATTACCAACGTGCATAGGCCTactaattttgaaaataatttaacttttttacaaaacatGGAGcaaaatttgaaggaaattttaaCTCAAGTGGAAAACAGCCTAACTGCAGAACATACAAACCATGTAGAATTCCagaggaaatttttaaacGTAGGAATTAATCAGGAATCTATTAATTCAtataattcctttttgtaccatttaaatatttttaaaaaatcattAGAAGAAATTCAATCTAGTGTAGAATCCTTTCGCAAGTTTCTTCAAGATAATCAGATGCACTTTCACATATGTCAAATGGATCCTTCTACCTTCGCCAAATACATCGTTGACGAATTGAATACATGCACTACTGTAAAAATTGATTCTTTAGACCATGAGTATATGCATTATAAGAATTTGCTCTCTGAGGACAGGGATAATGAAACGCATTCTGTCAGCAGCATGGGTGATTTTTCTGAAGTGTCCAGTACAAGTGCACCATCCTTGAATTACTTCGATTTCCATGCATTTCTGAAGAATCAGAATTTGACCTATGGGGCACAGAATAGCAAGGGCGTTAATGAGAAGAATCTCTTTCATTATGATTCTGTGAATAACTACATCAACGTTCATTCGGAGGAGAAGATGTTCTTTGTCATCCTTGCCATTTACTTTTCACTGAGCATACAGCTGACCGCTTTCGGCGCCGACTTGGAGGAGCTGAGGAGCAACATGCACGATGTCTTTCTGAACTCGATCTCGGTAGGTGCACCTGTGTCAGCAGTGTCATTATCCCTTAGAGGGATTTGACATATACTTAACTAGTATAACACTTCTCTATTCGTCCATTTCCCCCACAGGAGGTACGGGACGAGGACAAGCTCAATGATCTCCTGCAGAAGCAGAAAGTGGCGCTCAACGGGAAGAAAGCCAAACTGGAGGAAAGCGTTGCATCCTTTGAGAAAAATCTCAACCAATTCTATGATTACTATCACGAGTATAACAAATTGGACTACTTTAAGACCATCGAGGTAGGTCTGGCGGCGCCAACCTCCCATCTGCGCGGAGGGGTGGCTACcaattttctttcctatGGAACGTTTATTTTACATGATCTTTCAATCATTTTTGCACCGTTCCCCTGGCCACGCAGGATCTGAACACCTTCACTATCAACCTCATGAGCACCGTCGAAAGGCTGAACGAAATGAACAAGAGACATTCGTACACGCTGAAGAATTCCCTTGTTTTTAAGGACGACGTAAGGGGGCGAGAGAATTCATATGTTGTACTATTTGGTGGATAATTTTAGGGATCAGCGCAATGGCGTGCATGAATGGACACCTCACACACAcagcataatttttttttttttttgggctcCCTGCAGATAAacagatatatatacatgcgcgAGAGCGAACGATCCACTATTAGGTAATTGGCATCGTCCATTTCTCCATTTGAAGCTGTACTTCGGTGGAATTACGCATATGGGGGTGCAACAATTTTATGCATTCCCACGCGGGCCGCTACCTGGACAGTTGTACCTGTCCCTTgtcgcatatatgtatatagacatatgtatatatatgttttttttccccccccttcagAGTTCAGCAAATTCCAAATGGTTACCCACGGAACATGCACAGCGGTCACCAGCACTTTTAGTGGCACGTCAAAGCGCTTATATGTTCGGGGTTActgttctgtttttctttttttgtttatatttaGACCCTTCCCCTAGGGGAGAATAAGCAAATGCAGTTAcataaatttgttaaaaGGGGGTAACATTGTGCGGTTAAGTTTGCCTCAGGATAATGTTGTAGGCAAGTAGTACTGCCTTCTTTTATCCCACCTGAAGGGCAACAGTAGTTGCATGTGAAATCCACGCACGCATTGATAATTTGCTCCATTattcatttgtttgtttctgTTTTAACACCTGCACGTTGGTGGAACACTAGCATTTCTGCTCTATATGGGCACATACGAATGGGGAGAAACAGagaactttttattttatttttttttttctattaatAATTATCTTAAAACGAATGATAATCCCGGGAATTAGCGGTGTATAATGGAAAGGTTTCATATTTTATGTGGGAGGCCATtcctatatgtgtatataaaagGGGAACGTTAATATTCtggagaaaggggaaggggggtGGCATGGCGtctaaaaaaaggaagaggaggtaCATTCTTTTACAGAATACTACCCTCCCCTGAAACAAAAGTGTCCCCATCGGAAATGTAGAATTAGGTCatctgtaattttttttcatttttctttcattcttttagtcatccttccttccttcaaagctcttctttatttttctttccttccttttcttttcttttccttttgttttccttcacttccttATAAAGAAGAGTAATAAccattcttcctcttttttttctctcttaaaccttattcttttttctctcttaaaccttattcttttttctctcttaaaccttattcttttttcttccttaaacctccttgcttcttttatttttctctctttaaaccttctttcatccttttttctcttccttctcttctccttttcttttcttctctttacttctcttccttttccttttcactttcctttttttttttttgttctttgctTAAAtacctcttttctttttatttctcctattaaaacatttttctttttctttttattctcccCACCTCCCAACCCCATTTGAATGTTGGTCTGTACGTAGATAAAAGTTATATacagaaaagggagaaaggttccatatataaaaatttcctgttcttcttcaccGTCACccaacttttttctttaaaaaaaataaaaataaaaataaaaatagaagaaaaaactgtAGAAgaagttataaaaaatgttttagaatagtgaaaaaaaaaaaaaaaaaaagaataaaggaaagaaagggtttgagaaataaaaaggagaagagaagaaaagaaaaggagaagagaaggaagagaaaaaaagatgaaagaaggtttaaagagagaaaaataaaagaagcaaggaggtttaaggaagaaaaaagaataaggtttaagagagaaaaaagaataaggtttaagagagaaaaaagaataaggtttaagagagaaaaaaaagaggaagaatggTTATTACTCTTCTTTATaaggaagtgaaggaaaacaaaaggaaaagaaaagaaaaggaaggaaagaaaaataaagaagagctttgaaggaaggaaggatgactaaaagaatgaaagaaaaatgaaaaaaaattacagatGACCTAATTCTACATTTCCGAtggggatatttttgtttcaagGAAGGGTAGTATTCCTTGAAAGAATAtatctcctccttcttttagaCGCCCTGTTCCCGCGTCTTCGGCATTAACGTTCCCCCTTTTACATACACATAGAGGAATAGGTAAAAGGACGTGGGGGGTGGGGACGAGTGAGAAAGCGAAcgagtggaaggaaagagaaagaaagaagtgtAATATATGACACCCTACTTTcctaatatatatttttttataaaaagtaaCGAAATCACATTTCAGTTGTCTAGTCAATGAATGGACAAAATGGCAACGGCAACGCCGTCGAAGACGGCGACAAGCAAGGAGGAtggtataaatatattatttataatgTTAACATAtttgaaaggagaaaaaggaaaaataaaatatttttgttttagtacttttattttcacttttttttttcacttttttttttcattttccttttctttcctttcttttttttttttttttttaggacaATAAGTAGAGCATTGAAGAAACTTGAGACTGCATTCACTACAGACCTAAATGATTATGGGCCACTCCTTAAAAAATGTCAGGAGGGAGTAACTAAATCATCCATATCAGATTCATCAcatcaaaatattttatgtaatta contains the following coding sequences:
- a CDS encoding BRO1 domain-containing protein, putative; its protein translation is MQVVCDFAHLKMLHGTVPIGKIIYANLKELAKNQEYRFDEEIENFSKLREKIMTMQSKGINENLLKLYKEYLFYFETFRKKNLLRERKKLLWTNDAFDEYKKVEYEFEREHILIIYNIGLVAATMLKIKKNSDDIKMLNRMSKDVVEIFNYLYVNMNEDRIPELPDINCLSCYIFLCISMAYHENMFYNTALAKKYKRNLLAKLSFNIHCHFKNALHCLEGKELHLFFRNPSKFSSSAEVRTSLQNIRSSSSPFYNFVKVNKMIFICISNFHTALKYATVHAENAEDNIKIEKYDLEKIGEIICRLKYSQENVERCVELCRKYDFNINLTSLKEKVQRALEYFEYENKNIYFEVIPSYESLNEIKGTSEVLKLKEIDVSSIYIKTDNISCRLKLLFNEKAELVYNIYNNEAVAVYGTFYKQFLSLRDQYRMINLSYRKNVLLTLHNVIISTYNKITNVHRPTNFENNLTFLQNMEQNLKEILTQVENSLTAEHTNHVEFQRKFLNVGINQESINSYNSFLYHLNIFKKSLEEIQSSVESFRKFLQDNQMHFHICQMDPSTFAKYIVDELNTCTTVKIDSLDHEYMHYKNLLSEDRDNETHSVSSMGDFSEVSSTSAPSLNYFDFHAFLKNQNLTYGAQNSKGVNEKNLFHYDSVNNYINVHSEEKMFFVILAIYFSLSIQLTAFGADLEELRSNMHDVFLNSISEVRDEDKLNDLLQKQKVALNGKKAKLEESVASFEKNLNQFYDYYHEYNKLDYFKTIEDLNTFTINLMSTVERLNEMNKRHSYTLKNSLVFKDDINRYIYMRESERSTIRVQQIPNGYPRNMHSGHQHF